The sequence TCATTCTCCTGCTCCTGCCTCTGGTAGCCGGAGGTATTATAGCCGCGCTCAATTCAAGCCAGACGAACGCGGTCATCGAGCGCATCGAGGCGTGGATTCGTGCGCGGCAGGAACGAGCCTCTCTGGGGACGGGGTTTTTCGCCCGGTATGTGTTTAACCCGCTTCTCTGGCCCATCGTCAAGTTCTGTGACTGGACGGATGGGTTTCTCCATCAAGGCATGAAGAACGGCGCGCGCGTTGCCGCCGCGCTGTATTTCCTCGGGCTCTGGCTTCTCGTGTTGTCGGTCGCGATCTATCTAGTGGTTGTTCTTGCCATTATAGCCCTCGTCATTTTCATAGCGGCCAAGTTCCTTGGCGGCTCTTCGTCGGATTCCGACGACGAAGAGCCGCGGCGTGTAAACCGGGCGATTGACCACGCGGGCCTGAGAGGAAAGAAACTCTATTCCGGATCGAGCTGGCTGAGCGAGGAGCTCAAGGGGCGGGTCGACGAGGACGGGAATATATACCGGGGATCGAGTTGGTTGAGCGAGGAGAAGATTGGCCGGATCGATGAAGATGGAAATATCTATGAGGGCACGAGTTGGCTGAGCGAAACGAAAGTGGGCCGCATCGCAAAAGACGGGACACTGCACAAAGGCTCGAACTGGTTTTCTGAGGAGCGGGTCGGGCGAATCGATGATGACGGCAACATCCACAAGGGCACCAACTGGCTGAACGAGGAGAAGCAGGGACGAAGTGGCGACTAGCTTTCCTCTTCCCGAACCCACTCCAGAAATCCCCGGGGAGAGAGAATGACGATCTCGCCTGCGAAGCGCGCCGCCTCGTCGAGCAAGTCTTTGTCCCGGGTCACGAGTACGTCTGCCCCGCCGCGAAGAGCGGAGAGTAGTACGGCGTCGTCGTTCGGATCGCGCAGCCCCCTGGGGGCCATGTCGGTGGGCACCGGCTCCATGTGTGCGGCCCGGTTCTTTAGATCACTCAGGTATAACGAAACCTGCTCGGGAGGAGCCTTCATCTTCGTTGTCAGAACGCGCTCCGTCTCGACGGCAACAAAAAGGCCCAGCACCAGATCGTGCTCGGCCAGAACGCGTTGCTGCAGCTCGTAGGCTACAGTATGGGTGAAGTAGGCGCTGATAAGAACGTTGGCATCCAGGAAAACGCGCATAGCTACTGTTCAGCCGCCTTCTCTGCCCGCACCTCCTCGATAAGCCGATCCACATCCTCGTCCGTATAGATGCCTGCTTTTTCGGCGAGGGGCACAAAAATAGAGCGCCAGTACTCGATCGACTGGAGATTATCGAGGCGCTTGAGAAGATCGAGAACGACCTCTTCGGGCGAAGTACCCTGCTGGTTGGCCAGCCGCTTGAGGGTCTTTTCGACCGTCCCTTCTAATTTGAGCGTGATCGTGGTCATAAGCGTAAGATTTTCTAACTCTCCAAGGGTACCACGAATTCCAACGTCACGCAAGGCGGGGTGTTCTCCCAGCCGCCAGGCCAATTGTCAGGCGATCAAGGACGGCCCATCTCCCCCGCCCAGGTGCACGATCTATTTGGCGCCAGCAGCGGATCAACAGGACGAGGATCGAAGGGCACGTACTGATGCGGAGAGTTCCCAAGAGTCGATCGGTCGATGTTGTTTAGGAAGCGGTGGTGCAGCGCGAAATGGCCCTTTTGTAGAATCGGAACAGAAATGAACGTTAAGCAACCGGCTTAGCGTACGATTTTTTCCGTTTTCTGAGACGACCCCAATGTAAGGCTTAGCTTACTCTCTGCTTTAACGGGGGAATATCATGACGGGTGCAGACTTGGGTCGTGATGCTCTGGCGAGTTGGGGCTACTCATCATCGGAATCATAGATATCCAAGAGCAGGCGGAGGGTACGTTTTTCACGTTCTTAGATCTCATACTCTCGGCTTCCACTCTGGCCTGACAGCCGGACGGCGGCCTCTACTGAGTGGGCAAGGGCTCTGACAATCGCGTCCGCAGTGCCTCCATCGAGATACGTTGCAAAGGTTTCGGTCACGCCATAGCTATCGTTCTCCCGTGAGGTCTGATCGTAGAGATCGGAAAGTTCGTAGCGCTCGCCGTCGATCAGGAAAGCCGCTCTGTCCATAAAAATCCAGGACGTGCCTCCGTAGCGAGACGAGCCTTTGTACCTCAGGCCGAACACGAATTGCTTCGTTCCGTCTTCTGTCACCTTCAGCCGAGATAGCGTCACACCTTCGCCTCCCGCAGTCTCGCGCATCGGGTCATCGTACCACGTTACCCCTTCAAATTCATCGGTGG comes from Rhodothermales bacterium and encodes:
- a CDS encoding putative toxin-antitoxin system toxin component, PIN family, giving the protein MRVFLDANVLISAYFTHTVAYELQQRVLAEHDLVLGLFVAVETERVLTTKMKAPPEQVSLYLSDLKNRAAHMEPVPTDMAPRGLRDPNDDAVLLSALRGGADVLVTRDKDLLDEAARFAGEIVILSPRGFLEWVREEES